The Oncorhynchus keta strain PuntledgeMale-10-30-2019 chromosome 22, Oket_V2, whole genome shotgun sequence genome includes the window CATTAACTATGTATCTACTATGTAGCTAAACACAGATTGCATCAATTTTTTAATACATTCAGACTCATATTTTCAGACATGGAAATGTATCAACTATGTATCCTATGTGTCAACTATCTCCTCAGCTACCAGTCTCTTTAAGAAAACCCAGAGAAAAATATTAGTAGACACTCAACTAATTAATTCTACCCATAACTTtgcaaacattaagaacacctgctctttccataacatagaatgaccaggtgaatccaggtgaaatctatgatcccttattgatgtcacctgttaaatgcactttaatcaatgtagatgaaggggaggagacaggcttcaaacataaagatataaaactgtatttttttgtgaagaatcaacaacaagtggaacacaatcatgaagtgaaaCAACATTTTTTCcatatttaaaactttttaacaaatcatcCAAAACTGAAAACTTGGAAGCGTGTCAAATTATTCAGCATCCCTGTTACTTTCAGTAGAGTCCAGCAAACTCAGACTGTTTTCCAGCAAACGTTCAGTGAGTATTCATCTACCAAGGAAAGGCTTGATCCAATGTCTTTGACCTAAATGATTTAATGATAAATACAATCTCTGATGCTGTCTAATCAAAAGAGCATGACATTGTTAAATGAGCCTTTGGCCTTCCttgataaaaaataataatataataataagagCAAATCAGCGTTGACCTGAACCGAGTGAGCtcagctgtgaatggtcctggcgcatCAAAacaaaaagtgtcaagggaagccagtttgaatttggcttcacaccaaacAAATCACATCAGAAGCCAAATGTCATTGACAGATAAAATCTAGAATAGTTTAatctcattgtgttgttgtcctctggtggCTAGCTAGCAAAAAATaatccctttcctaaattagccatggatggagatagggatttggacttgtggttttacttaattctccgtactggccaatgattataatggcGATTCTGATCCAATCATAACTTCATACATTATGCCCCTggactgagaggatggaagttcaacatttagctagatgtagtaggctaatgttaactagctggcctggtgCATTGTTGCCTATGAAAGGAaattaggctagcgagcaagcattttagccaggtagcttAGGAAAACAAAAACTCAAAGCGAGTTGTGGATGCAGTTGCGACCCGTCACACATTTTTTATTTGGGGGGTAGCCTGTTTtgtatgttattttggcattaatatgtgtcacatatcagtttgcaaacaatgtcaaatatatatatatatcattgagttaataaagccagcTCAAAAATGCAGGTCTTTCagcttagctcagtgctttctgttgtggtagggcaagccagcagaaaatatgaAGCGTTGtgccatgattggctcagtgttctgtcactcatggggacactacgtcaccaccAAGTCTAAGGGGAAAGCTAGACAATTCTAGCCCCTTgtgtgctgccatagagttacattagaagtgccgatccaagaaggctcaaggtcattggccacagataaaatgacgtcaaatcacattttatgtacagtagctttgattggactgatcctactttcaaaatcttaaatagcagtcatcatcatgaatcactttgacaatctactggcaaatcctttttaatccttgtaaTATGGAGAGAAATGATGAAGAAAATGTTTAGAATAAACAcatcaaattcaacaatgagtggtttggaagaaaTCAGGGACAATGGCTAACTTCataagcaatcactagcctgcaaTTCAGTTTAgtagctgtgtggtcccaaatctcGGATTAAGGGTCTATTTTCCAAGttcaaaatgataaacattcaacattggccatgctgtcaatgaagtaTGATTTGTGCCGCGCTCAAAGCAACTGTTAACCCAGAACTGCAAAAACTTGACTGCATTTaggttcaagacaactgggaagtcgCGAATAaatgagctccgactgggaaaatacattttgaacggtcatccaactcggataTGTAAATCCGGCTTCTTTCTCGAGCTACAACCTGAAGATCATTGACTTCATAATGATTCAATCTCGTTTTTTTttcaagttcccagttgttttgaaagcaccataaatccagagaatgcccgACTTTGATGACAACATTTTCGCACGAATGACCACcacaccttcctgttcaagtgagtacaacacaacaaggtgagtccaaaattatattgtatgctgctgcataaatgatgtaatatgccagggagatatgtatactgtagctaagaaagtaatactatgtgtatgttgtgtagtaagatgttagtagctcatgtgcctcaccctaataatttggtctatttacccctcttaattttgcctactgctctgacttggtggtgcacatgtagcttataacctgttttagagaaatgtaatattgtaagagctttcattgtctgctttttGCCCCCTTTATttttcctatggttctgacttggtgtacagggagaacactgtaagaatggcccatgttctgaattctttAACTGTATATTTCAAAAGTGcaaaacaaatagttatattgactatgtccgtcctagctcgctcattaatgtgtTAATCGAAAttatggattgcctcttatccacttgtcgtccccttatgccatagtttgtataCTACCTCAagtgtcattagaaaccacatttgcttaaacaagtcagccatatcagctatgttttttaaaaaggcagtaaattaggctaaatgaactgtttcactgccagacaaggctccgctgatagccagttgtagcagtggtaagatattgggactgctgttgggacagctttatttaggccgtttgtgggcaccgtttgtcgctgttatagtgcaattaatgtattgtgtagtgttgtgtagtacctttgctggcatgcatcccacatcttttttttcccccaccaagatttacatgctacaAACGCCACTAACTGTATTACAGAGTCATAGACCGTTTAGCAACATGAAAGACTCACACTACTAATTTCTCTACAAGTAgtgtgagtcaacatgttttttctatttgcatgcattcacacacacacacacacacagagaaatcagtaccatggacagacACATCCTATTTAGCTTACTGATTGGACTAAATCGTTTTTGgaatcttttagttgtcactgtattagacaaAGCATAGGTGATTAGatcatgttgaaatgttgaagttgaaacaTTGATGGAATAGTGGATGCAGCGCCTGTTTCCTTTGTGACTTGCAGTAACTCTAAATCAGTAGTTGTTTAGTCGTCCgaaaatgttggaaacattaactttcttgaccatgctgtaggtcatgtacagtgccttgcaaaagtattcggcccccttgaactttgcgaccttttgccacatttcaggcttcaaacataaagatatcatggagaacaaggaacacaccaggcaggtccgagatactgttgtgaagaagtttaaagccggatttggatacaaaaagatttcccaagctttaaacatcccaaggagcactgtgcaagcgataatattgaaatggaaggagtatcagaccactgcaaatctaccaagacctggccgtccctctaaactttcagctcatacaaggagaagactgatcagagatgcagccaagaggcacatgatcactctggatgaactgcagagatctacagctgaggtgggacactctgtccataggacaacaatcagtcgtatattgcacaaatttggcctttatggaagagtggcaagaagaaagacatttcttaaagatatccataaaaagtgttgtttaaagtttgccacaagccacctgggagacacaccaaacatgtggaagaaggttctctatcagatgaaaccaaaattgaacttttttggcaacaaggcaaaacattatgtttggcgtaaaagcaacacagctcatcaccctgaacacaccatccccactgtcaaacatggtggtggcagcatcatggtttgggcctgcttttcttcagcagggacagggaagatggttaaaattgatgggaagatggatggagccaaatacaggaccattctggaagaaaacctgatggagtctgcaaaagacctgagactgggatggagatttgtcttccaacaagacaatgatccaaaacataaagacaaatctacaatggaatggttcaaaaataaacatatccaggtgttagaatggccaagtcaaagtccagacctgaatccaatcgagaatctgtggaaagaactgaaaactgctgttcacaaatgctctccatccaacctcactgagctctagctgttttgcaaggaggaatggggaaaaatttcagtctctcgatgtgcaaaactgatagagacataccccaagcgacttacagctgtaatcgcagcaaaaggtagcgctacaaagtattaacttaagggggctgaataattttgcacgcccaatttttcagtttttgatttgttaaaaaagtttgaaatatccaataaatgtcgttccacttcatgattgtgtcccacttgttgttgattcttcacaaaaaaatactgttttatatctttatgtttgaagcctgaaatgtggcaaaaggtcgcaaagttcaagggggccgaatactttcgcaaggcactgtaactgttTGACACATGCAATAGgatttgtggacttcaccggacagatgttgctctacggttttgtgatgaaacaaacgtGTGGTTGAGTTTATTCTGcaactgtgtcttcttattgtcttgaCCTTAGCCCTATCACAGTGGCAAGGCATACAGTATGaagtaacaggttatagagcaaacaacactTTTTTTTTCCTGTCTTGctttccccagtgattttacccacacaccgctATTTGGTGCAACTCAATAcgaggaaggtgttcctaatgtttgataTACTCAGTGTATTTTTAGTCACTGTAGAAATGAATTAGAACCATTGGTTGTGTTGCTGTGAGATGTTCTGAGTCTCATCATCACAGCTCTACACCTATGAGGGAAGGGGTTAAATGTGACACTCTCTTCTGTGGGAACATTCTCTTATGACCAGTTCAACAACCACTGCAATCCACATGGCCAGGGCTGAGAAAGGTTGAGGTGTCACATAACACCTCAGGGCCAGAAGAACAGCTAAAACCACAAAAACACAACATTACTTCTGTTCACAGGGTTTATTAATATGAAAAAGGTGTTAGAGATGGTTTACAATAGAAttattattagttattattaGAGCCTAGTTTCAGTTTTGTATACGAAACAATTACTACAGAGTAGTTTTCATCCACGTGTGATATCACATTGATATATCCCAGACAATTGGGCCTCTTTTTGCATCTGGTGACGAATTCACTCGCATATAGAAGGGCATCGCCTTGGTCTTGTCAGAATAACAACATCTCACCATAATTTGTGATATGACATTAAATGTAGGCCTAGTATGCATGAAGGGAGATTTCTTTCTCTCAATATTAATAGTAAATAATAGACAAAACAGCTCTACCTCTATTTCTCGAGGCAGTGTAGGAGCTTGTCTAAACAGAGGCGAGGTGTGACCTCTTCACACATTACAGCTGGCACACTTATTTGACTACTGAGGGCTGCTGAGAACCTTTCTTACTATTGGTCATGGAGAATGATGAGGCTAAAGGCAGGCATTGTATTGAGTCATGTAGAAATAGAATTGAATAGACTTTGGGTGTTTATAATTATTTGCATAATCTGCATTCCAAAAAACAAATATGAATATTTTATTTGCAAAATATTACCCATATTCAAAAATAAATCAATACAATCCTATCCATTACTGCCAAACTTAGTGAATTGTTCAATACAACAATCTTAATTGTTAACTTAATTCTAATCTGCCGGCTACCTCACACCTGGTTCTAGGAAGATGTGTTTCCCAGGGACCCCCTGCCTCTAGTGTGATCTCTCCTCAGGCACTTTGAAGTCCAGGCATCCTGAAGGGACCATTGAAGGTGACACATCACACCTCTGTCTGCAGGATAAATTGGGGAGCAGCTCTGAGGTGCCCCAGTACTCCTCACAACTTCTTCAAGGACTGACTGAACTGAAGATCCCTGCTGCTCAGAAACACTACAGTCATGGACACCGCTGCCTTCACCAAACTCTTGCTTCTTCAGGCTGGAGATCATCTGCTGGACAGTGATGCCTTGCTGGAGCCTGGTTGTCCCACCTTAGACCCTGGTTACTACAGTGCCTGTAGTAGCCTATCGCCTGCTTCCTCCATTGACTCCTGCTGCTTCTCTCCCCCTTGTTTCCAGTGGGGAGCTGTTCAGGAGAAGGAGGCTGCAAACCCTTCAAGCTGCATCAGCCAAACTGCCAAAAGACAGGGGAAAGAAGAACTCCCAGCTCAGGAGAAGAGACGGTCTAGGTCAAAGTTCCCTGGGAAGAAGCGGGAGAGCGCCAGCGAGAGGGAGAAGCTGAGGATGAGAGACCTGACCAAAGCACTCCACCGCCTCAGGACCTATCTGCCCACCTCTGTGGCTCCGCCTGAACAGACTCTGACCAAGATCGAGACCCTGCGCCTCACCATCAGCTACATCTCCCACCTGTCTGCCCAGCTGGGACTCAGCGAGGATACCCCATGTCTGAAAAGAAAAATGGATTTCACACCATGCCAGTACTCACAAGATATGCCACAATGCCCCCAGGGCAGCTCCATGTCTGGACAGTGGTGTCAAGAGTTACTGCAGGGCAACATCCAGAGCAATAATCAATACTGTCTGTCACTGGCCACATCATATACCAACAACACAGAGCCACACATGGAAACAGACTACCTAATGCCAGATGTTTCCTATCAGGACATGTCCTTATATCACAACCAAGTTTTCCAGTGACAAGCTAGTTCATTTAGCCTATTTCCCAATGCTGATTTAAGTGGTTGTTGGGTGAATGCACCAGAAGAAGATCAAATCAGAGACATTGGACAAAAGATCCCCTAAATATCTAAACTGTGACACAATTCTGATTGTTTCGAAGAGAGATGATTTGTATGTAGCTATTTATCAGATTATATTTTTcctaaattgtatttatttcttGGATTAGGTTTTTAATAAAACTAATGTTGAGAGTAATATTGCTTTGTGTATTTTATTTCTTTAATTAATCAATTACCTATCATGTTTTTGGCAATTTGTGAAATATATCCTTTGATTTTGTAGACTATGGCTTACAATAGGCTACCTTAATGAGATTAGTAGCCTACAACTGAATGTTTTACATTTATCATAACTAAGGATTAGGCTGGTTGACGCGGCTCACGTGACTCATATTGCAGGGAGAGCTGTGACAGGAGGACTTCAAGCTAGGTGTTAGCCAGAATAGCTAACAATATATTCATAACCCAGAAAGCGTTCTTTTTTTACCACTTG containing:
- the LOC118400865 gene encoding mesoderm posterior protein 2-like, with amino-acid sequence MDTAAFTKLLLLQAGDHLLDSDALLEPGCPTLDPGYYSACSSLSPASSIDSCCFSPPCFQWGAVQEKEAANPSSCISQTAKRQGKEELPAQEKRRSRSKFPGKKRESASEREKLRMRDLTKALHRLRTYLPTSVAPPEQTLTKIETLRLTISYISHLSAQLGLSEDTPCLKRKMDFTPCQYSQDMPQCPQGSSMSGQWCQELLQGNIQSNNQYCLSLATSYTNNTEPHMETDYLMPDVSYQDMSLYHNQVFQ